One region of Thermoplasma sp. Kam2015 genomic DNA includes:
- a CDS encoding glycosyltransferase family 4 protein — translation MIETHYDYRENMPYILLLRKIMQTRADLKNIFSKYKFDITFNNHPNMFLYNADINALHGFSFLDPIIDEYGNIEKRFIFEAIKRSHLYDIYDGAVFYVNSKYTLGLAKSLFPRLGIKPRIMKVIYIPVEPKEKVDLSNKMDNTVISIGRINKGKNYDLLMDIARKLDDYRFYIVGAVNEGDEKYYDYLMRIKPKNVEIIPNADESTKNSLLKKSSIYLHTNRKENYGISILEAMSYGIIPVVPKSGGPWLDITEEGKYGYGYGSVEEAVEVIGSIDQNRRIEVYESMGRFSYDKFKQGIEDLMNTAMK, via the coding sequence ATGATCGAGACCCATTATGATTACAGGGAGAATATGCCTTACATCCTTTTATTGCGAAAGATTATGCAGACAAGAGCAGACTTAAAGAATATCTTCTCAAAATATAAGTTTGATATAACTTTCAATAACCACCCTAACATGTTCCTTTATAACGCGGACATCAATGCGCTTCATGGATTTTCATTCTTGGATCCCATAATAGATGAGTATGGAAACATAGAGAAAAGGTTTATTTTTGAGGCCATAAAGCGTTCGCATCTTTATGACATATACGATGGTGCTGTCTTTTATGTCAATAGCAAGTATACTCTTGGTCTTGCCAAGAGTCTGTTTCCAAGACTTGGCATAAAACCAAGGATCATGAAAGTTATCTACATTCCCGTAGAACCCAAAGAAAAGGTGGATCTTTCGAATAAGATGGATAATACGGTAATCTCAATAGGCAGAATAAATAAAGGAAAGAATTATGATTTGCTCATGGATATTGCTCGAAAACTTGACGATTACAGGTTTTACATAGTAGGGGCGGTGAACGAAGGAGACGAGAAATATTATGATTATTTGATGAGGATAAAACCCAAGAACGTAGAGATCATTCCAAATGCTGATGAATCAACAAAGAATAGCCTGTTGAAGAAAAGCTCGATATACCTACATACTAATAGGAAGGAAAACTATGGCATATCCATATTAGAAGCAATGTCATACGGCATCATTCCCGTTGTGCCTAAGAGCGGAGGCCCTTGGCTAGACATAACTGAAGAGGGAAAATATGGATATGGCTATGGTAGTGTGGAGGAAGCTGTTGAAGTTATTGGATCAATTGATCAAAACAGGCGTATCGAGGTATATGAGTCTATGGGAAGGTTTTCATATGATAAATTCAAGCAGGGAATAGAAGATCTTATGAACACAGCAATGAAATGA
- a CDS encoding glycosyltransferase family 4 protein: MKIGITGPDLILSHGGAQNHTLNVIRILSNYFEFIYFPDPYFYDKYRHYRNAVKERVKTMTLEGLKLPSSFDAILDENYSYNEIIKIYSEEQFDYIFDFDFNSRSIIPYDFITVFSKIKNVKFGVALQGLADISLRLPKFFFDTIRLDGGFKIPLFRAYQYFMRKVMIYKLTHAENNNIIMIMNKNYWENIRLEDHNVRILFPSNGWLNNITSDGNLTNLDNILMKKQEKIIYFARLSYGKGLFDIPKILLAISDKRKIKLTVVGKFEYEDERIRFFRMLEKYGLSDLVDYRGFLGDKELYEEILSSKVMLYPSHSDSFSIAILQALSLRTPVVAYNIAGLRIYSGLSAVKLVDEFDYDAMADAVIDFISKGNYDDLFSDANLKEFLRLHTWENVAEQYKDVFARIAEDLKIK; encoded by the coding sequence ATGAAAATAGGTATAACGGGTCCAGATCTCATTTTATCCCACGGCGGAGCTCAAAATCATACACTTAATGTTATCAGAATCCTTTCAAATTATTTCGAATTCATATATTTTCCAGATCCTTACTTTTATGATAAATATAGGCATTACAGAAATGCTGTTAAAGAGCGAGTTAAAACTATGACCTTGGAAGGCCTAAAGTTGCCATCCTCTTTTGACGCAATCCTAGATGAAAATTATAGCTATAATGAGATAATCAAAATCTATTCCGAAGAACAGTTTGATTATATCTTTGATTTTGATTTTAACAGCAGGAGTATCATACCATATGATTTTATTACAGTTTTTAGCAAAATTAAGAACGTCAAATTTGGAGTGGCATTACAGGGTCTTGCTGACATTAGTCTAAGATTGCCGAAATTTTTTTTTGATACCATTCGCCTAGATGGGGGCTTTAAGATACCGTTGTTCAGGGCGTACCAATATTTCATGAGAAAGGTTATGATATACAAGCTTACGCATGCTGAAAATAATAATATAATAATGATAATGAATAAGAATTACTGGGAGAACATAAGGCTGGAGGATCATAATGTCAGGATCCTTTTTCCTTCGAATGGTTGGCTAAACAATATAACATCGGATGGAAATTTAACAAATTTAGATAATATACTGATGAAAAAGCAAGAAAAAATCATCTATTTTGCTAGGCTGAGTTACGGCAAGGGTCTATTTGACATACCCAAAATTCTTCTGGCGATATCGGATAAAAGGAAGATAAAACTCACAGTAGTGGGAAAATTCGAATATGAGGATGAAAGGATAAGGTTTTTCAGAATGCTTGAGAAATATGGTTTATCAGATCTTGTTGACTATCGGGGTTTTCTCGGTGATAAGGAACTCTATGAAGAGATCCTTTCCTCTAAAGTAATGCTATATCCTAGCCATAGCGATTCATTTTCTATCGCTATTCTTCAGGCCCTTTCGCTCCGAACGCCAGTTGTTGCATATAACATCGCTGGTCTCCGTATTTATTCCGGTCTCTCTGCCGTGAAGCTTGTCGATGAATTTGATTATGATGCCATGGCAGATGCTGTAATTGATTTTATAAGCAAGGGAAATTACGATGATCTTTTCAGCGATGCAAATTTAAAAGAATTTCTTAGGCTTCATACTTGGGAAAACGTTGCAGAACAGTACAAAGACGTCTTCGCTAGAATAGCCGAAGATTTAAAAATAAAATGA